A genomic window from Diorhabda sublineata isolate icDioSubl1.1 chromosome 8, icDioSubl1.1, whole genome shotgun sequence includes:
- the LOC130447869 gene encoding dynein regulatory complex protein 11-like, which produces MSFEYYVNKWIVTKKKLENETLRDDLWREKAKPVNDRLMANLLFGDFYARYCLLYQELDTCIDQMVQPQKRQTVKKLVDAAAIRLLEFNNILLDLDLSEYHYIDGTLVELKLVPYDVEILHPSLFHHRPIDIEDMWKKIQKGEKIFIPPPPEPEETVENLENIPKEVGSTGEGDKKEEAPPSNETKKKKRPKKIREEEKPQLNEEELEKLKQKELITEAVKLIQTAERGRQERLYFLTKWLIYKKAKEVREKLQQQQQQKIETKPENQSEIEELRKKENEAALKIQSAWRGFTVRRMIKHHEIKRRHLIGMYEPVWRSEEYKEIFNRNLEKRREYRDQRIREYVEAIDNEKSRVFRVIAPGLMEDIGDEIREWFALWYKEVRQFDEIPPEEKGGTILVVRAETMTPKEFIDEVERKRRQKVKAGGAKAQKEKERKEKEKLKKAEAEKKKKEIEQMKKIAAAKAAKKKKRKPGEYEYDYEDPVGRPLYLEGQQEHGDIWDLRNDFDNPLEKHYMDIITDKTLLDNQFECRRIVDNMMRVELDMLNEALDEDRVKYGLKKIKRKKRKAKKGKKKKKGKKDLTGNREIQDLFQELVDNEIIRTYPKVSLEDFHGDFSYNNWEFRNMDFDPPAQLLDVRQAVVMNCIIPLGVETMKRPKSVLILGPEKSGKHLLANAIFNATRSVVFDLSPERLAGKYEGGKGMKMLVHLIDKMTKLLAPSIIYFDAAEKPFYKKVPKEEKYLNPKRIGSKIKKIMKGIKITDRVLVLGVTNKPWSAQAKLKKVYERHILIPRTDYNSVYIYWRELLMRYPGVDRNFNVTALSKVTQNYPLPLLREALEYVLTPRRIIQLHFKPLVPEEIYEYFVDKEIQPITDKIWKKFQKWFNKTNLGKRKAKFNKWAKEKREALQRKAK; this is translated from the exons ATGTCTTTTgaatattatgtaaataaatgGATCGTTACGAAAAAGAAACTGGAAAACGAAACGCTTCGAGATGATCTTTGGAGAGAGAAAGCTAAACCAGTTAACGATCGTTTAATGGCGAATTTATTATTTGGAGATTTCTATGCTAGATATTGTTTGCTATATCAAGAATTGGATACTTGCATCGACCAAATGGTACAACCACAGAAACGTCAAACTGTTAAGAAACTAGTAGATGCCGCAGCTATAAGACTACTagaattcaataatatattactAGATCTCGATTTATCTGAATACCATTACATAGATGGTACTTTGGTGGAATTAAAATTAGTACCATATGATGTAGAAATCTTACATCCATCGTTATTTCATCATAGACCAATAGACATTGAAGATATgtggaaaaaaatacaaaaaggtgaaaaaatattcataccGCCTCCTCCAGAACCAGAAGAAACCGTGGAAAACCTCGAAAATATACCTAAAGAAGTTGGTAGTACTGGTGAAggtgataaaaaagaagaagcacCACCATCAAACGAGactaaaaaaaagaagagacctaaaaaaatcagagaagaagaaaaaccaCAATTGAATGAAGAAGAATTAGAGAAGTTAAAGCAGAAAGAATTGATAACAGAAGCAGTTAAATTAATACAAACAGCAGAAAGAGGAAGACAAGAACGGTTATATTTCCTAACGAAATGGTTAATATATAAGAAAGCTAAGGAAGTACGTGAAAAattacaacaacaacaacaacaaaaaatagaaacgaAACCAGAAAATCAATCGGAAATAGAAGAActtagaaaaaaggaaaacgaaGCAGCTTTAAAAATACAAAGCGCTTGGAGGGGTTTTACCGTTCGTCGAATGATCAaacatcacgaaataaaacgAAGACATTTAATAGGAATGTACGAACCAGTATGGAGATCcgaagaatataaagaaatcttcaacagaaatttggaaaaacgcAGGGAATACCGAGATCAACGCATCAGGGAATACGTAGAAGCAATCGATAATGAAAAATCCAGAGTATTCAGAGTGATAGCGCCTGGTTTGATGGAAGACATCGGCGACGAAATTAGAGAATGGTTCGCGCTTTGGTATAAAGAAGTCAGACAATTCGACGAAATACCTCCGGAAGAAAAAGGCGGTACTATATTGGTGGTACGCGCGGAAACTATGACCCCCAAAGAATTTATAGATGAAGTTGAAAGGAAACGACGACAGAAAGTGAAAGCTGGAGGCGCTAAGGCGCAGAAAGAAAAAGAGAGAAAGGAAAAGGAGAAATTGAAGAAAGCCGAGGcggaaaagaagaaaaaagaaatagaacaaatgaagaagatagcgGCGGCTAAAGCtgccaaaaagaaaaaaagaaaaccgGGGGAATATGAATATGATTACGAAGATCCTGTAGGACGACCGCTTTATCTGGAAGGACAGCAGGAGCACGGGGATATATGGGATTTACGTAACGATTTTGATAATcctttagaaaaacattatatgGATATAATAACTGATAAGACTTTGCTAGATAATCAATTCGAATGTAGAAGAATTGTTGATAATATGATGCGAGTTGAATTGGATATGTTGAACGAAGCACTCGACGAGGATCGCGTTAAATacggtttaaaaaaaataaaaaggaaaaaacgcAAAgcaaaaaaaggtaaaaagaaaaagaaaggtAAGAAAGATCTAACCGGAAATCGAGAAATTCAAGATCTTTTCCAAGAATTAGTAGATAACGAAATAATAAGAACATACCCCAAAGTTAGTTTGGAAGATTTCCACGGGGATTTTAGTTATAATAATTGGGAATTTAGAAATATGGATTTCGATCCCCCGGCTCAGCTATTGGACGTTCGTCAAGCTGTAGTAATGAATTGCATCATACCTCTTGGAGTTGAAACTATGAAAAGACCAAAATCTGTTCTAATATTAGGACCAGAAAAAAGCGGAAAACATCTATTAGCGAACGCGATTTTCAACGCAACTAGATCGGTCGTTTTTGATCTATCGCCAGAAAGATTGGCGGGAAAATACGAAGGTGGTAAAGGAATGAAAATGCTCGTACATCTAATTGATAAAATGACGAAGCTTCTAGCTCCATCTATAATATATTTCGATGCCGCTGAAAaacctttttataaaaaagtacccaaagaagaaaaatatttgaatccgAAACGCATCGGATccaaaatcaagaaaatcatGAAAGGTATCAAAATAACCGATCGGGTTTTGGTTTTAG GTGTTACAAATAAACCTTGGAGCGCTCAagctaaattaaaaaaagtttacgaACGACATATTCTCATCCCACGTACAGATTATAATAGTGTATACATATATTGGAGGGAATTGTTGATGAGATACCCAGgagttgatagaaatttcaacGTTACCGCCTTATCGAAG gtGACTCAAAATTATCCTTTACCTCTACTTAGAGAAGCTTTAGAGTACGTACTGACTCCTAGAAGGATCATTCAATTACATTTCAAACCGCTCGTTCcagaagaaatttatgaatatttcgtCGATAAGGAAATTCAACCGATTACTGataaaatctggaaaaaatttcaaaaatggtttAATAAAACGAATTTGGGTAAACGGAAAgctaaatttaataaatgggCCAAAGAGAAAAGGGAAGCTTTACAAAGAAAAGCTAAATAG